The following nucleotide sequence is from Gemmatimonadaceae bacterium.
CTCCTCCAGATCGGGCCGTCCGACGTCTCGCTGGTGTTCAGCTCGGCCATCACGCTGGCCGTCCTTCTCTCGATTGACACCCTGAAGACCGGCGTCGTGCTGGACACGCTGGTGCGCAGCCGCCACAACTCGAACCGCGAGCTCATTGGCCAGGGGACCGCCAACCTTGCGTCGTTCTTCATCGGCGGCATGGCCGGCGCCGGCACGATGGGCGCCACGCTCGTGAACGTCACGAGCGGCGGCCGCAGCCGCTGGTCCGGCGTGGCGGAGGGCGTCTTCGTCCTGCTCGCCTATCTCGTCCTCGGCACGCTCATCGCCTGGGTCCCGATCGGCGCGCTGGCCGGCATCCTGCTCGTCGTCGCGTTCCGGATGTTCGATCGGACGATGTTCAAACTCGTGCGCAATCCGTCCACGCGCGTGGATTTCATCGTCATCCTCACGGTGATTGCCGTCGCCCAGCACGAGCTCATCGCCGCGTCGGCAGTCGGTGTCTTCCTTGCCATCCTGCTCTTCATACGCGACCAGGCGCGCAGTTCGGTGATAGTCAACAAGCGCGACCTGCGCACGGTGCACTCCAAGCGGCGGCGCCTGCTCGCCGAGTCGGAGATCCTCGACGAGTTCGGCACCGAAGCCGTGGCCGTGCAGCTGCATGGCAACCTCTTCTTCGGGACCACCGACAAGCTGTTCAGCGAGCTTGAGGCGGATCTCACGCACTGCCGCTACCTGCTCTTCGACATGCGCCGCGTGCAGAGCATGGACTTCACCGCGGCGCACCTGTTCGAGCAGATGAAGGCGCGTGTGGCCGACAACAAGGGCGAGCTCATCTTCAGCTCCATGCCGTCTGGACTCGCGCGCAGCAGCGACATCGAGAGCTACCTCGCTCAACTCGGCTTGGTTGGCAGCGGGCACGGCATCCGCCTCTTCGAGACGCGTGACAGCGCCATCGAGTGGATCGAGGAACAGATCCTCCGCACGCACGGCTACACGGAGGAGGACGAGGGCGCCGCGCTCGACCTCAACGAGATCGAGATCTTCTCCGAGTTCAACGCCGAGACCATCCGCGAGTTGTCGGGTGCGGTCACGACACTCAGCGTGCCGGCCGGCGGCACCATCTGCAAACAGGGCGACGCGGGCGACGAGCTCTTCCTGTTGCGTCGCGGCCGCGTGAGCGCGCTGCTGCCGCTCGAGACGGGCAAGCGGCACCACGTGGCGACGTTCTGCCGTGGCGACTTCTTCGGCGAGATGGCGTTCATTGACCAGGAGCCTCGCTCGGCGAGCGTGGAGGCCGTCACGCCCACGGAGTTGTTCGTGCTGTCGCGTGCCCGGTTCAATGAAGTGGCCGGCAAGTATCCAGCGCTGGGCGGCACCATCTTCGAGCGGCTTGCCGTCGCCATCTCCAAGCGGCTTCGCTCGGCCGACAC
It contains:
- a CDS encoding SulP family inorganic anion transporter, producing MATMELPTGSAPSRAGDLWGGLAAMLVALPSSIAFGVLIYSAIGPEQAGAGALAGILGAAALGIVAPLVGGNGGFITAPCAPAAAILSALAAAFAAQGQMPPDRIIALLGLTALLSALLQLVFGVARVGRLIKFIPYQVVSGYLSGVALIIAVGQLPKLLGVPKGTHLGTMLVSPDLWRWQGIVVGLITIAGVLLAPKVTTKVPAAIIGLAIGVASYFALTFVDASLLTLEGNKLIIGPITASGSFVDSVSARASSLLQIGPSDVSLVFSSAITLAVLLSIDTLKTGVVLDTLVRSRHNSNRELIGQGTANLASFFIGGMAGAGTMGATLVNVTSGGRSRWSGVAEGVFVLLAYLVLGTLIAWVPIGALAGILLVVAFRMFDRTMFKLVRNPSTRVDFIVILTVIAVAQHELIAASAVGVFLAILLFIRDQARSSVIVNKRDLRTVHSKRRRLLAESEILDEFGTEAVAVQLHGNLFFGTTDKLFSELEADLTHCRYLLFDMRRVQSMDFTAAHLFEQMKARVADNKGELIFSSMPSGLARSSDIESYLAQLGLVGSGHGIRLFETRDSAIEWIEEQILRTHGYTEEDEGAALDLNEIEIFSEFNAETIRELSGAVTTLSVPAGGTICKQGDAGDELFLLRRGRVSALLPLETGKRHHVATFCRGDFFGEMAFIDQEPRSASVEAVTPTELFVLSRARFNEVAGKYPALGGTIFERLAVAISKRLRSADTELRVLEER